One window from the genome of Streptococcus halotolerans encodes:
- a CDS encoding VOC family protein — protein MKVDSIHHVAIIGSDYERTRHFYCDLLGFEQLDEHIRPEKKDILFNVRQGQLVLEIFIKPDAPPRPKLPNPEHQGLRHLAFKVSDVEACLAEFDRLGIDHEALRWDDFDQKKMAFFFDPDGLPLEIHE, from the coding sequence ATGAAGGTTGATAGTATTCATCACGTGGCTATCATCGGCAGTGACTATGAGAGAACGCGTCATTTCTATTGTGACCTGTTAGGGTTTGAACAGTTAGATGAACACATTCGCCCAGAGAAAAAGGATATTCTTTTTAACGTTCGCCAAGGTCAATTGGTGTTAGAGATTTTTATCAAACCGGATGCCCCACCAAGACCCAAACTTCCCAATCCTGAACATCAGGGCCTTCGTCATCTGGCTTTTAAGGTTTCTGATGTGGAAGCTTGCTTGGCAGAATTTGACCGTTTAGGTATTGATCATGAAGCTTTACGATGGGATGATTTTGACCAAAAGAAAATGGCCTTCTTTTTCGACCCAGATGGGTTGCCGCTTGAAATTCATGAATAG
- a CDS encoding DNA translocase FtsK, translating to MAKTRTKTKANGRKKRRPTKAEMAKQAAIRRMIISFLAAIILLFGVIRLGVFGVTVYNIIRFFVGSLAYPAILLVFASLFGFRWFQRHEGVMTGLVTLFVGLLLEWHAYLYTQPFLQGQEVFKSTSRLIYRDLSHFSVTQFLGGGMFGALLYKPTAFLFTNIGSFFIGLLIIAIGIFIISSWDLYDLVEFLRQKRDEWMAKHEISKQERFTRREEKRQLALEKKEREAAEKAEAERLASLQIDPETGEILETNSLNPEAIQEQESNREIEIVGYTPDDGSDGIPTFDESLFENSPSDAYDSDNQEMAVPTESLAVDLDQLDSEPDSPVVVDFTLKQHLNYKLPGIDLFAADRPKSQAKEKNIVRQNIKILEDTFKSFNIDVKVERAEIGPSVTKYEIKPAVGVRVNRISNLADDLALALAAKDVRIEAPIPGKSLVGIEVPNSEIATVSFRELWEQSSAKPENLLEIPLGKAVNGTARSFDLSKMPHLLVAGSTGSGKSVAVNGIISSILMKARPDQVKFLMVDPKMVELSVYNDIPHLLIPVVTNPRKASKALQKVVDEMENRYELFSQFGVRNIAGYNAKVEAWNATSEEKHIPLPFIVVIVDELADLMMVASKEVEDAIIRLGQKARAAGIHMILATQRPSVDVISGLIKANVPSRVAFAVSSGTDSRTILDENGAEKLLGRGDMLFKPIDENHPIRLQGSFISDDDVERIVTFIKDQAEAEYDDSFDPGEVTEADMAGSNGGGASEGDPLFEDAKALVLETQKASASMIQRRLSVGFNRATRLMEELEEAGVIGPAEGTKPRKVLQSPQ from the coding sequence ATGGCAAAAACAAGAACAAAAACAAAAGCTAATGGTAGGAAAAAGCGCCGCCCTACCAAGGCAGAAATGGCGAAGCAAGCTGCTATCAGACGTATGATTATCAGTTTTTTAGCGGCAATTATTCTTCTATTTGGGGTCATTCGACTGGGAGTGTTTGGGGTAACTGTTTACAATATCATTCGTTTTTTTGTAGGAAGCTTAGCCTATCCAGCCATCCTTTTAGTCTTTGCTAGTCTTTTTGGTTTTAGATGGTTTCAAAGACATGAAGGGGTTATGACTGGGCTTGTGACCCTCTTTGTCGGTCTCTTATTAGAATGGCATGCCTACCTTTATACCCAACCATTTTTACAAGGGCAGGAAGTTTTTAAATCTACTTCGCGTCTCATTTACAGAGACCTTAGTCATTTTAGTGTGACTCAGTTTCTGGGTGGAGGTATGTTTGGTGCCCTTTTGTACAAACCCACTGCCTTTTTATTTACCAATATAGGTTCTTTCTTTATTGGACTTCTCATTATTGCAATAGGGATTTTCATTATTAGTTCATGGGATCTTTATGATTTAGTAGAATTTCTTCGGCAAAAGCGTGATGAATGGATGGCCAAACACGAGATTAGTAAGCAAGAGCGCTTTACACGTCGAGAGGAAAAACGCCAGTTAGCCTTAGAGAAAAAAGAGCGGGAAGCAGCTGAAAAAGCTGAGGCTGAACGTTTAGCATCACTTCAGATTGATCCAGAAACAGGTGAAATTCTAGAGACTAACTCTCTTAACCCTGAAGCCATTCAAGAACAAGAGTCAAACCGTGAGATTGAGATTGTAGGCTACACACCAGATGATGGTAGTGACGGGATTCCAACTTTTGATGAGAGTTTATTCGAGAATTCGCCATCTGATGCTTATGATTCTGATAACCAAGAAATGGCAGTCCCTACGGAATCGCTAGCGGTAGATTTGGATCAATTGGATAGTGAGCCTGATTCACCAGTTGTTGTAGACTTCACCCTAAAGCAACATCTTAATTATAAACTTCCTGGAATTGATCTCTTTGCAGCTGATAGGCCTAAGAGTCAAGCTAAAGAGAAAAACATTGTTCGTCAAAACATCAAAATTTTAGAAGATACCTTTAAGAGTTTCAACATTGATGTTAAAGTGGAACGTGCCGAAATTGGTCCATCTGTGACCAAGTATGAGATTAAACCGGCTGTTGGAGTACGTGTTAATCGTATTTCTAATCTGGCTGATGACTTAGCGCTAGCATTGGCTGCTAAGGATGTCCGCATTGAAGCGCCAATTCCTGGAAAATCTTTGGTTGGTATTGAGGTACCTAATTCAGAGATTGCGACTGTTTCTTTCCGTGAGCTTTGGGAACAATCCAGTGCTAAACCTGAAAATCTCTTAGAAATTCCGCTTGGCAAGGCTGTCAATGGAACGGCTCGTAGTTTTGATCTTTCCAAAATGCCTCACCTGCTTGTAGCTGGTTCAACTGGTTCGGGTAAATCAGTAGCGGTAAATGGGATTATTTCAAGTATTCTCATGAAGGCTCGTCCTGATCAAGTCAAGTTTCTCATGGTTGATCCTAAGATGGTTGAGCTTTCTGTTTACAATGATATTCCCCATCTTCTCATTCCAGTTGTGACCAATCCTCGTAAAGCTAGTAAAGCTTTGCAAAAAGTGGTTGATGAAATGGAAAACCGTTATGAACTCTTTAGTCAGTTTGGTGTTCGAAATATTGCCGGCTACAATGCCAAAGTCGAAGCGTGGAATGCTACTTCAGAAGAAAAACATATTCCATTGCCTTTCATCGTTGTCATCGTTGATGAACTGGCTGATCTGATGATGGTTGCCAGCAAGGAAGTGGAAGACGCCATTATTCGTCTCGGGCAAAAAGCGCGTGCCGCTGGTATCCATATGATTTTGGCAACGCAACGTCCGTCCGTTGATGTTATCTCAGGGTTGATCAAGGCTAATGTCCCATCTCGGGTTGCCTTTGCTGTATCATCTGGTACAGATAGCCGTACCATATTAGACGAAAATGGGGCTGAGAAATTATTGGGTCGCGGAGATATGTTATTTAAACCGATTGATGAAAACCACCCAATTCGTTTGCAAGGTTCTTTTATTTCAGATGATGATGTCGAGCGAATAGTGACCTTCATCAAGGATCAAGCAGAAGCTGAATACGATGATTCCTTTGATCCAGGTGAAGTAACAGAGGCCGATATGGCGGGCTCTAACGGGGGAGGAGCTTCTGAAGGGGACCCCCTCTTTGAAGACGCCAAAGCTCTGGTATTGGAAACCCAAAAAGCCAGCGCTTCTATGATTCAACGGCGGCTGTCTGTTGGATTTAACCGAGCGACACGTCTTATGGAAGAACTAGAAGAAGCAGGTGTTATTGGACCAGCTGAAGGAACTAAACCAAGAAAAGTATTGCAGTCACCGCAGTAA
- a CDS encoding substrate-binding domain-containing protein, producing the protein MKIIKQFGRILLVLSLLTILAACGKTGLDNGSDKSGKEVTQKEAKDLNLGVSISTTNNPYFVAMKEGIDKYAKDKSVKVKVADAQDDAARQADDVQNFVSQNVDAILINPVDSDAIVPAIKAANSANIPVILLDRGSNGGDVLTTVASDNVEAGKMAADYIIKKLGKDAKTFELSGVPGASATVDRGNGFNEAAKNQLDILSSQSANFDRAKALNTAQNMIQGNKDVQAIFAQNDEMAMGAAQAAKAAGLDNVLIVGIDGQPDAHESIKKGDMSATIAQQPAKMGEIAIQAAIDHYQGKKIDKETVSPIFLVTKENVDDHNW; encoded by the coding sequence ATGAAAATCATTAAACAGTTTGGTCGCATTCTTCTTGTTCTAAGTCTTCTTACCATTTTAGCAGCCTGTGGTAAAACAGGACTGGACAACGGATCTGATAAATCAGGTAAAGAAGTTACCCAAAAAGAAGCTAAAGATTTAAATTTAGGTGTTTCTATCTCTACAACTAACAATCCTTATTTTGTAGCCATGAAAGAGGGGATTGATAAATATGCCAAAGATAAAAGCGTTAAAGTAAAAGTAGCAGACGCCCAAGATGACGCTGCAAGACAAGCGGATGATGTCCAAAACTTTGTTAGCCAAAATGTTGATGCTATCTTAATCAATCCAGTTGATTCAGATGCCATTGTGCCAGCTATTAAAGCAGCTAATTCTGCCAATATTCCTGTCATCCTACTTGACCGCGGTAGCAATGGTGGTGATGTTCTAACAACTGTAGCATCAGACAACGTTGAAGCAGGTAAGATGGCAGCTGATTATATTATCAAAAAATTGGGGAAAGATGCTAAAACATTTGAATTGTCAGGAGTACCTGGAGCATCAGCGACAGTTGACCGTGGTAACGGATTTAATGAAGCAGCTAAAAATCAATTAGATATTTTATCAAGTCAATCAGCAAACTTTGATCGTGCTAAAGCCCTAAACACAGCTCAAAACATGATTCAAGGAAATAAAGATGTTCAAGCCATTTTTGCACAAAACGATGAAATGGCTATGGGTGCAGCTCAAGCAGCCAAAGCAGCTGGACTTGACAATGTTTTGATTGTTGGTATTGACGGTCAACCAGATGCACATGAATCTATCAAAAAAGGTGACATGTCAGCAACCATTGCCCAACAACCTGCTAAGATGGGCGAAATTGCCATCCAAGCTGCCATTGATCATTATCAAGGTAAAAAGATCGACAAAGAAACAGTGTCACCAATTTTCCTTGTGACCAAAGAAAATGTGGATGACCATAACTGGTAA
- a CDS encoding ABC transporter permease subunit, with protein MKQVMKYVSELTTLIALVALMIVITMLNPNFLTTNNLLNLLLQVTANGFIAFGMTFVILTGGIDLSVGSILALSSAVSAGFIGSGMPVPLAIVLALVLGGLFGMLNGFLISFGKLAPFIVTLATMTIFRGATLVYTNGNPITAGLGDSFLFQFLGQGYIVGVPFPVILMFLVFIFLYVLLHKTAFGKSVYAIGGNEKAAYISGVKLNKVKIIIYTISGMMAALSGLIITSRLSSAQPTAGSSYEMDAIAAVVLGGTSLSGGKGRIIGTLIGALIIGVLNNGLNIIGVSAFWQQVVKGIVIIIAVLLDRFKVANQ; from the coding sequence GTGAAACAAGTAATGAAATATGTATCAGAATTAACAACTCTGATCGCATTAGTAGCATTGATGATTGTTATCACAATGCTTAATCCTAATTTCTTAACAACTAATAACTTGCTTAACTTACTTTTGCAAGTCACGGCTAATGGTTTTATTGCATTTGGGATGACTTTTGTAATTTTAACCGGTGGTATTGATTTGTCTGTTGGATCAATCTTGGCCTTGTCTAGCGCAGTATCAGCTGGGTTTATTGGTAGTGGCATGCCAGTTCCTTTAGCTATTGTACTGGCACTAGTTTTGGGTGGTCTATTTGGTATGTTAAATGGTTTCTTGATTTCCTTTGGGAAATTAGCACCATTTATTGTTACCCTTGCAACCATGACAATTTTTAGAGGTGCGACCTTAGTCTACACTAATGGTAACCCAATTACAGCAGGACTTGGAGATAGTTTTCTTTTCCAATTTTTGGGACAAGGTTACATTGTTGGGGTTCCTTTCCCAGTCATTCTGATGTTTCTTGTTTTTATTTTCTTATATGTGTTACTTCATAAAACGGCATTTGGGAAATCTGTATACGCCATAGGAGGAAATGAAAAAGCGGCGTATATCTCAGGTGTTAAGTTAAATAAAGTAAAAATTATTATTTATACTATTTCAGGGATGATGGCAGCCTTATCAGGATTGATTATCACTTCTCGTTTGAGTTCGGCTCAGCCAACTGCAGGAAGTAGTTATGAGATGGATGCTATTGCAGCTGTTGTACTTGGAGGGACGTCTTTGTCAGGAGGAAAAGGTCGTATTATCGGAACCTTGATCGGTGCCCTTATTATTGGTGTCTTAAATAATGGACTTAATATTATCGGTGTCTCGGCTTTCTGGCAACAAGTTGTTAAAGGTATTGTTATCATTATCGCTGTGCTACTGGATCGTTTTAAAGTAGCTAATCAATAA
- a CDS encoding sugar ABC transporter ATP-binding protein, producing MKIEMRDISKSFGNNKVLEKIDLDLQSGQVHALMGENGAGKSTLMNILTGLFPATKGKILIDGQEMTFTNPQEAENFGISFIHQEMNTWSDMTVLENLFLGREIKNHFGLLDQKAMKEKANQAFARLGVSIPLTVEIGKLSVGQQQMIEIAKCLLSEVSILIMDEPTAALTDRETESLFSIINSLKRQGVGIVYISHRMEEIFRITDLITVMRDGFVVDTTLTSETTSDELVKKMVGRELEDYYPDKVAEIGDVAFEVSHLTGNTFKDVSFRVRKGEILGFSGLMGAGRTEVMRAIFGIDPLKSGQIKIDGQEVTIANPVQAIEKGIGFLTENRKDEGLILDFSIKDNMTLPSTRDFSKHGFFDEKVSTDFVNQLIERLRVKSGTPKLPVGNLSGGNQQKVVLAKWIGIAPKILILDEPTRGVDVGAKREIYQLMNELAERGVPIIMVSSDLPEILGVSDRIIVMHEGRISGELSQLEADQEKVMQLATGGQ from the coding sequence ATGAAAATTGAAATGAGAGACATTTCAAAGTCATTCGGGAATAATAAGGTTCTTGAAAAGATTGATTTGGATTTACAATCTGGACAGGTTCATGCACTGATGGGAGAAAATGGTGCTGGAAAATCAACCTTAATGAATATATTAACTGGCTTGTTTCCAGCAACTAAGGGAAAAATCTTGATTGACGGTCAGGAGATGACCTTTACGAATCCACAAGAAGCAGAAAATTTTGGCATCAGCTTTATTCATCAGGAAATGAATACCTGGTCAGATATGACTGTCTTAGAAAATTTATTTTTAGGTCGTGAAATTAAAAACCACTTTGGTTTGCTTGATCAAAAAGCTATGAAAGAAAAAGCTAATCAAGCATTTGCACGCTTGGGAGTGTCTATTCCTTTAACTGTCGAGATTGGCAAGTTGTCAGTTGGACAGCAACAAATGATTGAAATTGCCAAGTGTTTGTTATCAGAAGTTTCAATCCTCATTATGGATGAACCGACAGCAGCACTAACTGACAGAGAAACAGAAAGTCTCTTTTCAATCATCAATAGTCTGAAAAGGCAAGGAGTTGGAATTGTTTACATCTCTCACCGAATGGAAGAAATTTTTAGAATAACAGATCTGATCACAGTTATGCGTGATGGATTCGTAGTTGATACGACACTAACCAGTGAGACGACTTCAGATGAGTTAGTGAAAAAAATGGTTGGTCGAGAATTAGAAGATTATTATCCTGATAAGGTAGCAGAGATTGGAGACGTCGCCTTCGAGGTCAGTCATTTAACAGGAAATACTTTCAAGGACGTATCTTTCCGAGTTAGAAAAGGTGAAATTCTTGGCTTTTCTGGACTGATGGGAGCTGGTCGGACCGAGGTTATGCGGGCTATTTTTGGTATTGATCCTTTAAAATCTGGTCAGATTAAAATAGATGGTCAGGAAGTTACGATTGCTAATCCGGTACAAGCCATTGAAAAAGGCATTGGTTTTTTAACAGAAAATCGTAAAGATGAAGGATTGATTCTAGATTTTTCGATTAAAGATAATATGACTTTGCCAAGTACCCGAGATTTTAGTAAACACGGTTTCTTTGATGAAAAAGTAAGTACCGATTTTGTTAATCAATTAATTGAGCGACTTCGTGTCAAATCAGGGACTCCCAAATTACCTGTGGGTAATTTATCTGGTGGTAATCAACAAAAAGTTGTTCTTGCTAAATGGATTGGCATCGCTCCTAAAATATTGATTTTAGATGAGCCGACACGAGGTGTTGATGTGGGTGCTAAGCGAGAAATTTATCAGTTAATGAATGAATTAGCTGAAAGAGGAGTTCCCATTATTATGGTATCATCTGATCTCCCTGAAATTTTAGGAGTGAGTGACCGGATTATTGTTATGCATGAAGGGCGTATCAGTGGGGAACTTAGTCAATTAGAAGCAGATCAAGAAAAAGTCATGCAACTTGCAACAGGAGGACAATAG
- the rbsD gene encoding D-ribose pyranase, which yields MKKHGLLNSNLAKVAADLGHTDRVCIGDLGLPVPPNIIKIDLALRHGLPTFQDVLDNYLDNILVEKVILADEIKTENPKQLAAILEKLDSSVEIQYISHEELKELNKGVKAVIRTGEDTPYSNIILQSGVTL from the coding sequence ATGAAGAAACATGGTCTATTAAATAGTAATTTAGCGAAAGTAGCAGCTGATTTAGGACATACGGATCGTGTCTGTATTGGCGATTTGGGGCTGCCAGTTCCTCCAAATATTATCAAAATTGACCTTGCTCTTAGGCATGGTTTGCCAACGTTTCAAGACGTTCTTGATAACTATTTGGACAATATCTTAGTGGAAAAAGTTATCTTAGCAGACGAAATTAAAACTGAAAATCCTAAGCAATTAGCAGCGATACTGGAAAAATTGGACTCTAGTGTAGAGATTCAATATATCAGCCATGAAGAGTTGAAGGAACTTAACAAAGGTGTTAAAGCAGTTATCCGAACAGGTGAGGATACTCCTTACTCAAACATCATTTTACAGTCTGGTGTGACCCTATAG
- the rbsK gene encoding ribokinase: protein MSKIVIIGSISMDLVMETDRVAEAGETVFGKQFSMVPGGKGANQAVAVGRLSSENDHVEMLGAVGQDSFGSSLLDNLTQNRVISDNVGTVPCSTGVAQITLFDNDNRIIYCPGANGKVDTSRFDREWDVIASADLVILQNEISHSSNLAIAQFCHQKGVKVLYNPAPSRDTDIEMLEFVDVFTPNEHEVKELFPNSDLEEIIQAYPNKLLVTLGTEGSIFFDGKDIQKVPAIKAKVVDTTGAGDTFNGAFGLAISKGMSFKEAVSFGTLASHLSVQGFGAQGGMPHLKEMKESGYYEETWSIK, encoded by the coding sequence ATGAGTAAAATAGTGATTATAGGTAGTATTTCTATGGATTTAGTCATGGAAACAGACCGTGTAGCCGAGGCTGGCGAGACGGTCTTTGGAAAGCAGTTTTCCATGGTACCTGGTGGAAAAGGTGCCAATCAAGCGGTAGCTGTTGGACGATTGAGTTCCGAAAATGATCATGTCGAGATGCTGGGAGCTGTTGGTCAAGACTCGTTTGGATCTAGTCTTTTAGACAATTTAACTCAAAATCGAGTGATTTCGGACAATGTGGGAACGGTACCATGTTCGACAGGAGTTGCTCAAATAACGCTTTTTGACAATGACAATAGGATTATCTATTGTCCGGGAGCTAACGGAAAAGTAGATACAAGTCGTTTCGATAGAGAATGGGACGTTATCGCGAGTGCAGACCTGGTCATTCTACAAAATGAAATTAGCCATTCCAGCAATCTAGCCATTGCCCAATTTTGTCATCAAAAAGGGGTTAAGGTCCTCTATAATCCGGCGCCATCACGGGATACCGATATCGAAATGCTTGAGTTTGTAGATGTTTTTACCCCTAACGAACATGAAGTAAAAGAACTATTTCCTAATAGCGATTTAGAGGAAATCATCCAAGCTTATCCAAACAAACTTTTAGTAACGCTAGGTACAGAAGGGTCCATCTTTTTCGATGGAAAAGATATTCAAAAAGTACCTGCCATTAAAGCAAAGGTTGTTGATACAACTGGAGCAGGAGACACCTTTAATGGTGCGTTTGGACTTGCGATTTCAAAGGGGATGTCATTTAAAGAAGCCGTGTCTTTTGGAACGCTGGCTTCTCATTTATCTGTTCAAGGATTCGGAGCACAAGGCGGCATGCCTCATTTGAAAGAAATGAAAGAGAGTGGCTATTATGAAGAAACATGGTCTATTAAATAG
- a CDS encoding LacI family DNA-binding transcriptional regulator, producing the protein MVTIKEVAEEAGVSKSTVSRYISQKGYVGQEAQEKIKQAIKKLNYVPNVLAQSLKSQRNQLVGLLLPDISNPFFPRLARGAEEFLKEKGYRVMLGNISEEDALAEDYLNVLLQTKAAGIITTHDFTKTHPNLDIPIVVVDRVDQETEYGVFSDNQAGGRLAAEQIVQSGTDKVLLVRGPSDNAQSINQRFEASLRYLQNNHIAVSISDSHSFDFDTIQKEALMMLDEHPDCDSIIAPSDVHAIAYIHEVLARGKKIPEDIQIIGYDDVLVSRFIYPSLSTIHQSSYRLGQEAAELIYKIANQLPIEEKRVQLPVRYIERETLRRPHE; encoded by the coding sequence TTGGTAACGATAAAAGAGGTTGCAGAGGAAGCGGGGGTTTCAAAATCAACAGTTTCCCGCTATATTTCTCAAAAAGGGTATGTTGGGCAAGAGGCTCAAGAGAAGATAAAACAAGCTATCAAAAAATTGAATTATGTTCCAAATGTTTTGGCGCAGTCTCTAAAGTCTCAGCGCAATCAATTAGTAGGACTTTTACTCCCGGATATTTCCAACCCATTTTTTCCTCGCTTGGCTAGAGGAGCAGAAGAATTTTTAAAAGAAAAAGGCTACAGGGTCATGCTGGGGAATATTAGTGAGGAAGATGCTCTAGCAGAGGACTATTTAAATGTTCTTCTACAAACTAAGGCAGCTGGGATTATCACGACCCATGATTTTACCAAAACGCATCCAAATCTAGATATTCCGATAGTTGTCGTTGACCGCGTTGATCAGGAAACAGAGTACGGTGTTTTTTCAGATAATCAAGCTGGTGGACGATTGGCTGCGGAACAAATTGTCCAATCGGGTACGGACAAAGTGTTACTTGTTCGAGGCCCATCAGATAATGCGCAAAGTATTAATCAGAGGTTCGAAGCGAGTCTTAGGTATTTACAAAATAATCATATAGCCGTATCAATCTCTGATAGTCACTCTTTTGACTTTGATACGATTCAAAAAGAAGCTTTGATGATGCTAGATGAACATCCTGATTGTGATAGTATTATTGCTCCATCTGATGTGCATGCTATAGCTTATATTCATGAGGTATTAGCTCGTGGAAAAAAAATACCTGAAGACATTCAGATTATTGGTTATGACGATGTTTTGGTTAGTCGGTTCATCTACCCATCGCTCTCGACTATTCATCAATCGTCGTATAGACTTGGACAAGAAGCTGCAGAGTTAATCTATAAGATTGCCAATCAGTTACCTATTGAAGAGAAAAGAGTGCAATTACCAGTTAGATATATTGAAAGAGAAACATTAAGGAGGCCACATGAGTAA